The sequence GCCGGGCCGCGCCACGCCCACCACGGTGTACGGCTCGCCGTTCACGGTGAGGGTGCGCCCGACGATGCCCGCATCGCCGCCGTAGCGGCGCTTCCACAGCGAGTGACCCAGCACCACCACCTTGCTCTTGCCGGGCTGGTCCTCGTCCGCCTGGAACCCCCGGCCGAGGAGGGGCTGCACGCCCATGACGTGGAAGAACCCCGCCGTCACCTGCGCGCCCTGCAGCCGCTCGGGGGCTCCTTCCGGGCCCGTGAGGCTGATGTCGGTGCCATCCACGCCCGTCATTCCACTGAAGGAATGGTTCTGCGCCTGCATGTCGAGATAGTCGACCCCCGAGGACGGCATGGTGTCGCCGCGCGAGGCTTCGTGGAACACGCGAACCAGGGCGTCCGCGTCGGCCATGGGCAGGGCCCGGAGCAGCACCGCGTTCACCACGCTGAAGATGGCGGTGTTCGCTCCCAGTCCCAGCGACAGGGTGAGGACCGCGACACACAGGAACCCCGGGCTCTTGCGAAGCTTGCGGAAGGCCTGAAGGAGATCCTGCCCGACGGTGTCCATGACGGCTCCAGGTGGAGGGAGCACCGCGGGTGCGGGCTCACCATGCGGTGCCTGCCATGAGCAAGTCGGATGCCACCCACTCCGGCCCCTGGAACGGCGCGGCCCGAGGGAAAGAGCCGGTGGACGGCGCCCCGGTATCGGTGTGCCTGACCGGACGTGGGAATGCCGGTCCCACTTCCGGAAGGACAGTCCCCGCGGCACCACGTGAGACCGGGCGGAGACGAACGGTATCCTTCATGACATGGCGGCATCCGCGCGCTCGATCTGTCGATTGCCCGCGACGTCGAGCACATGAATCCGTCCGGACCGCTCTCCAGCAATGACGACCGAGCCGTCGCGAGAGATGTCGCACGACAGGACGGCGCTGACCCCGGTGAACGTCGAGAGGAGAGCGCCACTCGCCACATCCCACAGGCGCAGCGTCATGTCCTCTGACCCGGACACCGCCAATCGACCGTCCTCGGTGATGGCCACCGAGTAGACGGCGCCACGATGTCCACGCAGGACGCGAAGACACGTTCCCGTGTCGAGATCCCATACCCGGATCATGCGCCCCTTCGAGCCTGAGATGCCGAAGCGGCCATTGCGGGTGATATCCAGAGCGCGGACGGTCATGGTGTGGCCGTGCAGCATCCGTGGGGGCGTCGTCGCGCCCAGTTCCCACAGCCGCACCGCGTACCAGTCGTTCGCTGTCGCGGGCGTAGGGCCCTCCTCGACATCCGCGCCTTTCGAACGGCTACTCGGCGCGGAAAGTGCCCGTCTCGCTCCCGATGCAAACGCGATGTTGCCGACCAGCGCGATGGAACTACGCGGGTCCTCGCTCGGCGGCTCGCGGCGTGTGAGCTCCGCGCGCACGGCTGCGTAGAGTTCCCTATCGAAGAGGTCGGTACCGCGCCGGATGAATGGGCCCGCCAACGGCACCTGGACAAGGGTCTCCAACTCCACCGTGTGAGGGTCCTCGTCTTTGACGCTCAGAAACGCGCGGCGGCACTCATCATCGAGCCGTGCGGTGAACACCGCGGGACGATTCGGACCTGATGCCGCGGCAGGTCGCGTGAGGTCCCAGAGCACCACGTCGTGCTCGTAATCGCAGCTCGCGGCAAGGGCCCCGTCCGGTGCGATTGCGACGCATGAAAACCGGTGCGGATGAGCGTTTGTGTAGGCCGCTGTTGCCTCGGCCCCCGTTGCCCGCACGCCGAGTCGTTCACCCGACGGGTCGAGCAGCAGCGCATGGCTGCCCGTCGGTGTCAGTGCCACGACGCCATCCGTCTGCCCGGGCCATCGCGGTGTTGCGACGGGCTCGCCGACGCTCCATGTCTGCAGCGGGCTTCCGAACACGAGCCGACGGCTGCTGTCGAATGCGACGACGCGTCCACCAAAACCGAGGCCTGAAGCAGACTCAACCCGCCCAGGCAATGCACCCATCAACGCCCCCGTCGGGAGCTGGCGACACTCCACGGCGGAATCCGTCACGCAGGCAAAACTCGTCCCATCGTCATTGACGGCCAGCGCGTAGACACCGCTGCCGTCCGGCTCTCGTAGGGTCGCGGATGCATCGTTGCCACCCACAGCGGCGACTCGGCCGTCGTCGAACCCCACGAGCATGCGGTCCCTTGCGGCGATAGGGACGATGCTGGTCACACGGACCGTGATTGGGTAGGGCACCGAGCTCGCGTCGGCGAGGTCATACACCTGGATCCCGCTCAGACCCGCAGCGGCGAGCCGTGCTCCTGGGAGAAACGACATCACGGTGACCCCGCCAGCATCAGCGGCATCGTTGAACGTGCGAAGCAGCCGATGCGCGGTGAGGTCCCAGACCTTGATTGTGCGGTCGTTGGCCGAATTGCCCGCCGTGGCGAGATAGAGACCATCGGCGGAAAACACCACTGAACGAGGAGTGCCACGGTGGCCGTCGGCTTCGCGCCCCCGGAACGTGACCACGACCGAGTCCATTCTGGACAGGCTCGCGGTGCGCGGCCTGAGCCAGGCGGGATGCGCCCAGGCTCGCGCCGCATCCAGCAGCGGTCGCATCTCCTCCTGCTCGCTCTCGTCGACCCGGGCAAGCAGTTGGGGCGCGAACTGCGACGGTTCGTGCGCCAGCAGATGCGCGACGCTTCTGCACACGGCAAGCAGCGTCGTGATGGAACGGTTTCCACTGGAAGAGACAGCCGCGCGATCGAGGTCGAGGATGACTGAAGACACACCCCGCTTCTCCATCTTGCGCAGCAGCCAGGAGAAGCTGACGAGAAGCCCCGCCCACTCGTCACTCCTATGGGCGCGCTCGAGGTGGTAGGCGAGGTGCTCGAACACGTACGGCTCGTCGCTGTTGGCCCAGTTGCCACCTGTCGGCGCGGCCAGGGCCGCAAGCAGGCGCTGCTGCACGGACGCCTCCTCCGCGCGAGCCAGGAGAAAATCCCGCACGAGGTCGTGGACCAGGAAGGTGTCGCCTGCTCCGAACTGAATCAGCGATCTGTCCGCGAGGTCCTGCACGAGGTCGTCGATGACGATGGGAGCGAACTGCTCGTGCTCCCACCACGTGTGAACCACGCGCACCGGTACCGCGGCATCTTCGGGAAACGCCGCGAGGTCGACGAATCGCGCCCGCGTGACTTCGCTGAGATCATCAAACCCGACCAACAACGCTCGCTCGATTGATTCGTGGGCGTAATCGGGCAACCGGTGCGCGATGCTCGACGGATCGGCCGACTTCAGCCTGGCGAGCGCCTGGTCCCATCGCGGCGGCGTGTCTGGCCTTCTTCGTCGCAGCATCGCGCCGATCATCGAAATGGCGAGCGGCAGCCTCCCGCATTCCTTCACGATCTCGGCGGCGACATCCGGCAGCGCCTCTACCGGGAGTCCGACCCAGCCTGCCAGCAGCTTCAGCGACTCGTCCTCGTTCAGCTCATCGATGTGCACTTCATGGACGCCCGACGAAGCGAACAAGCGGCGTTTCTGGCTCGTGATCAGAATGCGCACATCACGCGAAGCAGCCGTGTGGAGCGCTTCAACAATCTCCACGGACCACACGTCGTCGAGGACGAGCAGACAGCGCTTGTCGGCGAGGACGACGCTCAAGCGGACCTTGGCACTTGGGTCAGTCTCATAGCTTTGCGCATTCGAGTCGCCGAGCGTCGTACCGATGGCGCGCAGGGTTTCAAGCACATTGGGGCGTCGTCCGATGAGAAGCCAGAACACGCCGTCGGGAAATGACCGAAGGACATCAGGCGCGGTCACCAATGCCGCGGCGAGGACGCTCTTGCCCGCGCCGCTCATGCCGGTCGCGACGGTGATGCGCTGATCAGGCTCCAGCTCGATGGGCCTGTATGCATCCACGAGCACGCGTTTGCGAAGCTGGTCGAGTTGCTGGTTTCGTTCAATGAACGGCGATGGCCTGCGCGGAACGCCGAAGGGCTTGCCCATGGGGGCGACCGGAGTCCGAACGAGGCGCAGGACCGATGAAAACGCGGCGCCTTCGGGGACCGCCTCCGTGCAGTCCTCACAGTGAAGCGCCGACACGGCTTCGGGGACGTCCTTGTAGGTCCCAAGCCGCAGAATCGGAGTGACGACAGTGCCGCGCGTCAGCGCGTGGCGCCACTCGGCCTCGACGTATGCCGAGTGCCGAGCACGGGGGCCGATGACCAGCAACACCCGGTCGGCCGACTCAATCGCGCGCCGGATTTCCTGGAGGAAGGTGGTGCCGCGGCTCTGCATGGCTGCGCGGTCCCACCACACCTGTACGCCCTGCTCGCAGAGG comes from Pyxidicoccus parkwaysis and encodes:
- a CDS encoding NB-ARC domain-containing protein produces the protein MAAPDRWDVFISYARDDDEPFVKRLHDFLCEQGVQVWWDRAAMQSRGTTFLQEIRRAIESADRVLLVIGPRARHSAYVEAEWRHALTRGTVVTPILRLGTYKDVPEAVSALHCEDCTEAVPEGAAFSSVLRLVRTPVAPMGKPFGVPRRPSPFIERNQQLDQLRKRVLVDAYRPIELEPDQRITVATGMSGAGKSVLAAALVTAPDVLRSFPDGVFWLLIGRRPNVLETLRAIGTTLGDSNAQSYETDPSAKVRLSVVLADKRCLLVLDDVWSVEIVEALHTAASRDVRILITSQKRRLFASSGVHEVHIDELNEDESLKLLAGWVGLPVEALPDVAAEIVKECGRLPLAISMIGAMLRRRRPDTPPRWDQALARLKSADPSSIAHRLPDYAHESIERALLVGFDDLSEVTRARFVDLAAFPEDAAVPVRVVHTWWEHEQFAPIVIDDLVQDLADRSLIQFGAGDTFLVHDLVRDFLLARAEEASVQQRLLAALAAPTGGNWANSDEPYVFEHLAYHLERAHRSDEWAGLLVSFSWLLRKMEKRGVSSVILDLDRAAVSSSGNRSITTLLAVCRSVAHLLAHEPSQFAPQLLARVDESEQEEMRPLLDAARAWAHPAWLRPRTASLSRMDSVVVTFRGREADGHRGTPRSVVFSADGLYLATAGNSANDRTIKVWDLTAHRLLRTFNDAADAGGVTVMSFLPGARLAAAGLSGIQVYDLADASSVPYPITVRVTSIVPIAARDRMLVGFDDGRVAAVGGNDASATLREPDGSGVYALAVNDDGTSFACVTDSAVECRQLPTGALMGALPGRVESASGLGFGGRVVAFDSSRRLVFGSPLQTWSVGEPVATPRWPGQTDGVVALTPTGSHALLLDPSGERLGVRATGAEATAAYTNAHPHRFSCVAIAPDGALAASCDYEHDVVLWDLTRPAAASGPNRPAVFTARLDDECRRAFLSVKDEDPHTVELETLVQVPLAGPFIRRGTDLFDRELYAAVRAELTRREPPSEDPRSSIALVGNIAFASGARRALSAPSSRSKGADVEEGPTPATANDWYAVRLWELGATTPPRMLHGHTMTVRALDITRNGRFGISGSKGRMIRVWDLDTGTCLRVLRGHRGAVYSVAITEDGRLAVSGSEDMTLRLWDVASGALLSTFTGVSAVLSCDISRDGSVVIAGERSGRIHVLDVAGNRQIERADAAMS